One window of Flavobacteriales bacterium genomic DNA carries:
- a CDS encoding T9SS type A sorting domain-containing protein produces MDTRNTTPRYRAPGLLALIWMLALSGMAGLAQAQSYCSAGASSAGSAGITQVIFNTIDNSSSSTPAYTNYTAQSTTVLKGSSHDLSVKIQATGFLTNNTAVGWIDWNHDGDFDDVGETYALGTLNSGWSGAIGNTSASPLNITVPLTATSGNTRMRIRTRQGSAPSACGNTNNSEAEDYTINVMALPVCSGTPDPGNTTANDAMPCPGNSVTLDFQNHSTDLGLSYQWQSSTTGAGGPFASNGLGIATTEVTTPGAATWYRIAMTCSGNTGYSTPVWVTPTLSGACYCTPTASSDNNTGVTNVTFNTIDNSSSGAPAYTDYSAQSTPVDQGTGYPLSVRVNTNGNNTVYVKAWIDWNQNGTFDGSEEYDLGSAYGVTDGAPSGSPQILMIPVTALPGTTVMRVRARRSSTINACGNQSYSEAEDYTLNVLVPPPCTGTPDPGNTTVTNATPCPGSSVTLGFQDQVTGSGLSYQWQSSTTGAGGPFANNGLGTATTEVTTPGTATWYRIGITCSGNTGHSTPILVTPTLSGACYCVPTASSDDNTGLTNVMFNTIDNTSVGAPAYSDFSAQSTSVDQGASYPLSVRVNTDGGYTVHVKAWIDWNQNGTFDGSEEYDLGSAYGVADAAPSGSPNNIQVPLTALPGNTVMRVRVRYNSAPTACGNNTYSEAEDYTVNVQVQLPCSGTPYPGNTTASLTAPCPGADFTLEFQYPITGSGVTYQWQSSTTGAGGPFANNGLGTATTQVTNTAVPTWYQVVATCSGNPGTSIPVAVTPNALAAACYCAATATTDNATGVTNVSFNTISNPSTGDPAYSDFSAQSTTVDAGHTFALSVSANSPGFFSTAYVNVWIDWNQNGTFDASEKYDLGTVFWSNGASSGSPLNITVPVNAVGGPTIMRVRAGNGSSPGACGNMNNSEAEDYTVNVIPPHNTCATAYAVACGQTYNGNTVAVAHSMPANACPFNGAASTGGQNWWKYTPTTDESVTLSTCGAANFDTRISVFSGADCNGLTCLSMVDDSPGCAGGTGTMTFNAYAGNTYWIAVGGEGASEGTYGLTVICGVICTPPANDLCLDAIAIGITVADGMSTPAPVQYTNECATVDAPTVVSGTMPVQGVWFTFNTGAYQHALITLLDNGENNQYTASTLNYALFTGNCSGPGAAQPDAALSDAAGTTVNLLAAHTDYRLMVYNTGGSGVSGTFGLMMQNPTHNDAAITAILDPAPGLFCGTTMAPKVALLNNGDNNLTTLQFTYGLSGGASHVYNWTGNLPYGASANITLPTVPAEVGAGQTLSITTSLPNGVADDVPANDGRSVALDVGGEAVVVKIKLDANNDQGLTWEIYDETFSYYLSGGPYTAGQANTLISEYHCLPMDFGNCFSFHLYDNYGDGLCCSNGNGYWELQRPDGRVLLRDLFDGAVDGSSSPTYSPAYSAYYDHSFCLPPGPAKIANKSCGIFDYTMNSKVYCNKVLGATSYQFEFSDPDAGFIRRIAVNTDQVRFNQMHNNPLTPGVKYFVRVRTNNAGPLASAHFGTGCEVGMSGPLSVTCTELISAPNYGHSCNETRAFNTNNSFIYAMPVVGATEYQFRIFIPGEGYDETFTRDTYILQLKWNNRPPLVNGSTYNVQVNVKVGTVYSGFCGDVCAITIDNGGERPEASMEQTTGTATMWPNPVRDGQVKLSIDGIRDADQQITIDILDLYGKQVFAKAYGNNGERFTTTLDLPGDIASGTYLVHITVNGKTTVQRLSIIK; encoded by the coding sequence ATGGACACACGGAACACGACCCCACGCTATCGCGCCCCCGGTCTACTGGCCTTGATCTGGATGCTTGCCTTGAGCGGCATGGCGGGCCTGGCCCAAGCGCAGAGCTACTGCTCGGCAGGTGCAAGCAGTGCCGGTTCCGCCGGCATCACGCAGGTGATCTTCAACACGATCGACAACAGTTCGTCCAGTACCCCGGCCTATACGAACTACACAGCGCAATCGACCACGGTCCTGAAGGGTTCGTCCCATGACCTCTCGGTGAAGATCCAAGCCACCGGGTTCTTAACGAACAATACCGCCGTGGGCTGGATCGATTGGAACCACGATGGCGACTTTGATGATGTTGGGGAAACCTACGCCTTGGGCACGCTGAATTCAGGTTGGAGCGGAGCGATTGGCAATACAAGCGCCTCGCCCTTGAACATCACCGTACCTCTTACGGCCACATCGGGCAACACGCGTATGCGCATCCGGACCCGTCAAGGAAGCGCCCCCAGCGCCTGCGGCAACACGAACAACAGTGAAGCGGAGGACTACACCATCAACGTGATGGCGCTCCCGGTCTGTAGCGGCACGCCCGACCCCGGGAACACCACGGCCAACGATGCGATGCCTTGCCCAGGTAATTCCGTGACCCTCGATTTCCAGAACCACTCCACGGACCTCGGTCTCTCCTACCAATGGCAAAGCAGCACAACGGGCGCCGGCGGCCCCTTCGCCAGCAACGGCTTAGGCATCGCGACCACGGAGGTGACCACACCGGGTGCGGCCACCTGGTACCGTATCGCCATGACCTGTAGCGGGAATACGGGTTACAGCACGCCTGTATGGGTGACTCCCACCCTTTCCGGAGCTTGTTACTGCACGCCGACAGCCAGCTCGGATAACAATACCGGGGTGACGAACGTGACTTTCAACACCATTGACAACTCCTCCAGTGGCGCGCCTGCCTACACGGACTACAGTGCGCAATCCACCCCGGTGGACCAAGGCACGGGCTATCCGCTCTCTGTGCGGGTGAACACGAACGGGAACAACACGGTTTACGTCAAGGCATGGATCGACTGGAACCAGAACGGGACATTCGACGGCTCCGAGGAATACGATCTGGGATCGGCATACGGCGTGACCGATGGTGCACCGAGCGGATCCCCGCAGATCCTCATGATCCCGGTCACCGCGCTTCCCGGCACCACGGTCATGCGCGTCCGTGCGAGGCGCTCTTCGACGATCAACGCCTGCGGAAACCAGAGTTATAGCGAGGCCGAGGATTATACGCTGAACGTGCTTGTACCACCGCCCTGCACCGGTACGCCCGATCCCGGAAACACCACGGTCACCAATGCGACACCATGTCCGGGAAGCAGCGTCACACTGGGATTTCAGGACCAGGTGACGGGATCGGGGCTTTCCTACCAGTGGCAAAGCAGCACCACCGGCGCTGGTGGCCCCTTCGCCAACAACGGCTTAGGCACCGCGACCACAGAGGTGACCACACCGGGCACGGCCACTTGGTACCGGATCGGCATTACCTGCAGCGGGAATACAGGGCATAGTACGCCCATATTGGTGACACCAACCCTTAGCGGAGCTTGCTATTGCGTGCCGACGGCCAGTTCGGATGACAACACAGGCTTGACGAACGTGATGTTCAATACCATCGACAATACTTCCGTCGGTGCGCCTGCCTACTCCGACTTTAGTGCGCAATCCACCTCAGTGGACCAAGGGGCCAGTTACCCCCTTTCCGTCCGCGTGAACACGGACGGAGGCTACACCGTTCATGTGAAGGCCTGGATCGACTGGAACCAAAACGGGACCTTCGACGGCTCCGAGGAATACGACCTGGGATCGGCCTACGGTGTTGCGGATGCCGCGCCGAGCGGTTCCCCCAATAACATCCAAGTCCCTCTCACTGCGCTTCCGGGCAACACGGTCATGCGCGTCCGCGTGAGGTACAATTCGGCACCGACCGCCTGTGGGAACAATACCTACAGCGAGGCCGAGGACTACACGGTGAACGTCCAGGTCCAATTGCCTTGCAGCGGCACCCCTTATCCGGGCAACACCACCGCGTCCTTGACCGCCCCCTGTCCCGGTGCGGACTTCACCCTGGAGTTCCAATACCCCATCACGGGATCGGGCGTCACCTACCAATGGCAAAGCAGCACCACCGGCGCGGGAGGCCCCTTCGCCAACAACGGCTTAGGAACGGCGACCACCCAGGTGACCAATACGGCAGTGCCCACCTGGTACCAAGTGGTGGCGACCTGTTCCGGCAACCCGGGGACCAGCATTCCCGTGGCCGTTACGCCCAATGCCTTGGCCGCAGCTTGCTATTGTGCCGCCACGGCAACGACCGACAACGCCACGGGCGTGACGAACGTGAGCTTCAACACCATTTCCAACCCTTCCACGGGAGACCCGGCCTATAGCGACTTCAGCGCCCAGAGCACCACCGTGGACGCAGGCCACACTTTCGCCCTGTCGGTCAGCGCCAACTCCCCCGGTTTCTTCAGCACCGCATACGTCAACGTCTGGATCGATTGGAACCAGAACGGCACATTTGATGCCTCCGAGAAATATGATCTGGGCACTGTGTTCTGGTCGAACGGCGCCAGCAGCGGCTCCCCGTTGAACATCACTGTTCCCGTGAACGCTGTAGGAGGACCTACGATCATGCGCGTCAGGGCCGGCAACGGATCCTCACCCGGCGCTTGTGGCAACATGAACAACAGTGAGGCGGAGGATTACACGGTGAACGTGATCCCACCGCACAACACCTGCGCCACGGCCTATGCGGTGGCTTGCGGCCAGACCTACAACGGCAACACGGTGGCGGTGGCCCACAGCATGCCGGCCAATGCCTGCCCGTTCAACGGTGCGGCCAGCACGGGTGGCCAGAACTGGTGGAAATACACGCCTACCACCGACGAGTCCGTGACGCTGAGCACCTGCGGCGCCGCGAACTTTGATACCCGCATCTCGGTGTTCTCCGGAGCGGACTGCAACGGACTCACCTGCCTGAGCATGGTGGATGACAGCCCCGGTTGCGCCGGCGGCACCGGTACGATGACCTTCAACGCTTATGCCGGCAATACCTATTGGATCGCGGTCGGTGGTGAAGGCGCCTCCGAAGGCACGTACGGATTGACCGTCATCTGTGGTGTTATCTGCACCCCGCCCGCCAATGACCTGTGCCTTGATGCCATCGCGATCGGCATCACGGTCGCCGATGGCATGAGCACGCCCGCTCCGGTGCAATACACCAATGAATGCGCCACGGTGGACGCCCCGACCGTCGTTTCCGGCACCATGCCCGTGCAAGGCGTCTGGTTCACCTTCAACACGGGTGCCTACCAACACGCATTGATCACCTTGCTGGACAATGGCGAGAACAACCAATACACCGCCAGCACCCTGAACTATGCCCTCTTTACAGGGAATTGCTCCGGACCGGGGGCGGCTCAGCCCGATGCGGCCCTGAGCGATGCCGCCGGGACCACCGTCAACCTGCTGGCAGCCCATACGGATTACCGCCTGATGGTGTACAACACCGGCGGGTCCGGCGTGAGCGGCACCTTCGGGCTGATGATGCAAAATCCTACGCACAATGACGCGGCCATCACCGCCATCCTCGATCCGGCCCCAGGCTTGTTCTGCGGCACCACGATGGCCCCGAAAGTGGCTCTGCTCAACAACGGGGACAACAACCTCACCACACTGCAATTCACCTATGGGCTCTCCGGTGGTGCGTCCCACGTGTACAACTGGACGGGTAACCTTCCCTACGGAGCGTCCGCCAACATCACCCTGCCCACCGTTCCGGCGGAGGTGGGTGCGGGCCAAACGCTCTCCATCACCACCAGCCTCCCCAACGGTGTGGCCGATGATGTTCCGGCAAACGATGGCCGGAGCGTGGCCCTCGACGTGGGTGGCGAGGCCGTTGTGGTGAAGATCAAGCTCGATGCCAACAACGATCAAGGGCTGACCTGGGAGATCTATGATGAGACCTTCTCCTACTATTTGTCCGGTGGACCCTACACGGCAGGCCAGGCCAACACGCTGATCAGTGAATACCACTGCCTGCCCATGGACTTCGGCAACTGCTTCAGCTTCCACCTGTACGACAACTACGGGGACGGCCTCTGCTGCTCCAACGGGAACGGGTACTGGGAACTGCAGCGGCCGGACGGCAGGGTCCTCCTTCGTGACCTTTTCGATGGCGCCGTGGACGGGTCCTCTTCACCCACGTACAGCCCGGCCTACTCCGCCTACTACGACCACAGCTTCTGCCTGCCTCCCGGCCCGGCCAAGATCGCGAACAAGTCCTGCGGCATCTTCGATTACACCATGAACAGCAAGGTGTACTGCAACAAAGTACTTGGAGCCACCAGCTACCAGTTCGAGTTCTCCGACCCCGATGCGGGCTTCATCCGCCGCATCGCGGTGAACACCGACCAGGTGCGCTTCAACCAGATGCACAACAACCCGCTGACGCCCGGCGTGAAGTACTTCGTCCGGGTAAGGACGAACAACGCAGGCCCCTTGGCCAGCGCACACTTCGGCACCGGCTGCGAGGTGGGCATGAGCGGACCGCTGTCAGTGACCTGCACGGAGCTGATCAGCGCGCCCAACTACGGGCATTCCTGCAACGAGACGCGCGCCTTCAACACCAACAACAGCTTCATCTATGCCATGCCGGTGGTGGGTGCGACGGAGTACCAGTTCCGCATCTTCATTCCCGGGGAAGGATATGATGAGACCTTCACCCGCGACACCTACATCCTGCAGCTGAAGTGGAACAACCGGCCTCCGTTGGTCAACGGCTCCACGTACAACGTGCAGGTGAACGTGAAGGTGGGCACGGTATACAGCGGCTTCTGCGGGGACGTCTGCGCCATCACCATCGACAATGGCGGCGAGCGCCCCGAGGCCAGCATGGAGCAGACCACCGGAACGGCGACGATGTGGCCGAACCCCGTGCGGGACGGGCAGGTCAAACTGAGCATCGACGGCATCCGGGACGCGGACCAGCAGATCACCATTGATATCCTGGACCTCTACGGAAAGCAGGTCTTCGCCAAGGCGTACGGGAACAACGGCGAGCGCTTCACCACCACCCTGGACCTGCCGGGGGACATCGCCAGCGGAACGTATCTGGTACACATCACCGTGAACGGAAAGACCACCGTGCAACGGTTGAGCATCATCAAGTAA
- the rpmB gene encoding 50S ribosomal protein L28 → MSRICQITGKHVITGNSVSHSHRKTRRTFAPNLQERKYFIPEEDRTVKLRVSAAGMRTISKIGIQEALKRAKAKGFLNA, encoded by the coding sequence ATGTCACGCATCTGCCAGATCACCGGAAAGCACGTCATCACCGGCAACTCGGTGAGCCACTCCCACCGCAAGACCCGCCGCACCTTTGCGCCCAACCTGCAGGAGCGGAAGTATTTCATCCCCGAGGAGGACCGCACGGTGAAACTGCGTGTTAGCGCGGCCGGTATGCGTACCATCAGCAAGATCGGGATACAAGAGGCCCTGAAACGCGCCAAAGCGAAGGGTTTCCTTAACGCCTGA
- a CDS encoding sorbosone dehydrogenase family protein, which translates to MKITSTTVRLLPLAALLFMGGVCQPTMFAGQPRLQEISLPPGFHLSIFAKNVRNARGMSLGSDGTVYVGSRGEGNVYALRDLNGDGTADTLFTIATKLNMPVGVAWHEGDLYVSSVSKIVKLPGIADRLGDPPAPVTVYDQYPDKEHHGWKYIAFGPDGKLYVPVGAPCNICLSEDSIFASITRMDPDGSNMEIIAHGVRNSVGFDWDPKDSSLWFTDNGRDMLGNDVPNDELDHLTSVGRHFGYPYCHQGDILDPEFGKGKDCSDYAAPAALLGPHVAALGMKFYRGSMFPEKYRHAIFIAEHGSWNRSTPIGYRVAVAFPKDDGTATTEVFAEGWLDGNSAWGRPVDLLELPDGSMLLSDDSADLIYRITYDGK; encoded by the coding sequence ATGAAGATCACGTCTACCACAGTCCGACTTCTTCCTTTGGCCGCGCTCCTCTTCATGGGCGGGGTTTGCCAACCCACCATGTTCGCCGGCCAACCGCGCCTACAGGAGATCAGCCTGCCCCCGGGATTCCATCTTTCGATCTTTGCGAAAAACGTGCGCAATGCGCGCGGCATGAGCTTGGGATCTGACGGCACAGTATACGTGGGTTCCCGGGGCGAGGGAAATGTCTACGCACTCCGCGATCTCAATGGGGACGGCACGGCCGACACCCTCTTCACCATTGCCACCAAGCTGAACATGCCCGTGGGCGTGGCCTGGCATGAAGGCGACCTCTACGTCAGCTCCGTGAGCAAGATCGTCAAGTTGCCCGGCATCGCGGACAGGCTCGGGGATCCACCCGCCCCTGTGACGGTTTATGACCAATACCCCGACAAGGAGCATCACGGCTGGAAATACATCGCGTTCGGTCCGGACGGAAAGCTCTATGTGCCGGTGGGAGCGCCCTGCAACATCTGCCTCAGTGAGGACAGCATCTTCGCCTCCATCACGCGCATGGACCCGGACGGAAGCAACATGGAGATCATCGCGCACGGTGTGCGCAACAGCGTGGGCTTCGACTGGGACCCAAAGGACAGCTCGCTCTGGTTCACTGATAATGGCCGCGACATGCTGGGCAATGATGTGCCCAATGACGAACTCGACCATCTCACCTCCGTCGGCCGGCACTTCGGCTATCCCTACTGCCATCAGGGCGACATTCTTGATCCGGAATTCGGAAAGGGCAAGGATTGCTCCGACTATGCCGCGCCGGCCGCTTTGCTCGGCCCCCATGTGGCCGCATTGGGCATGAAGTTTTATCGCGGCTCCATGTTCCCGGAGAAGTACCGACATGCCATCTTCATCGCCGAGCACGGTTCATGGAACCGGAGCACGCCTATCGGATATCGTGTCGCCGTAGCTTTTCCCAAAGACGATGGCACGGCCACCACGGAAGTCTTCGCCGAAGGTTGGCTGGACGGGAACAGTGCATGGGGACGACCGGTGGATCTCTTGGAACTCCCTGACGGCTCGATGCTGTTGAGCGACGATTCCGCCGACCTGATCTACCGGATCACCTACGACGGCAAGTAA
- a CDS encoding competence/damage-inducible protein A produces MTGPGTEVTAECLCIGDELLIGQTLNTNAAWMGQKLGLAGIRPILTRVVGDDKEVILDALRTASADIVLITGGLGPTKDDITKHTLCAFFGTHLVRNEEAEARVVKLFTRMGRDPKEVKEADLAQAQLPEGCLVLPNELGTASGMWFEREGRVYVSMPGVPYEMRGIMRAPVLPMLRERFKPPTIVHRTVKTTGMGETQLAERIAAWESALVKEGIRLAYLPSPGLVKLRLSTYAGPDPAETAQRVDRQVKVLYGLIPELIYGEGERSLEAVVGSILKDHGQTLALAESCTGGYLSHLVTSVPGSSAYYIGGVVSYANAVKMEELGIPSDMLELNGAVSKPVVERMAEGVRNALKSDWAVATTGVAGPDGGTPDKPVGTVWLAVAGPHGVVSSKGVFMGTRDLVIRRSAIAALNMLRKQLLLARETTTA; encoded by the coding sequence ATGACAGGACCAGGGACCGAGGTCACCGCCGAATGCCTGTGCATCGGCGACGAGCTGTTGATCGGGCAGACCCTCAACACCAATGCCGCGTGGATGGGCCAGAAGCTCGGCCTCGCAGGCATCCGCCCCATCTTGACCCGCGTGGTGGGGGACGATAAAGAGGTCATTCTCGATGCATTGCGCACGGCCAGCGCGGATATCGTGCTGATCACCGGCGGCCTCGGCCCCACCAAGGACGATATCACCAAGCATACCCTGTGCGCGTTCTTCGGCACGCACTTGGTACGGAACGAAGAGGCCGAGGCGCGGGTGGTAAAGCTCTTCACCCGCATGGGCCGTGATCCAAAGGAGGTCAAGGAGGCCGATCTGGCCCAGGCCCAGTTGCCCGAAGGATGCTTGGTGCTGCCCAACGAATTAGGCACGGCCAGCGGCATGTGGTTTGAGCGGGAAGGCCGCGTCTACGTGAGCATGCCCGGAGTTCCGTATGAAATGCGCGGGATCATGCGTGCCCCCGTGCTCCCCATGTTGCGCGAGCGTTTCAAGCCGCCCACCATCGTCCACCGGACGGTGAAGACCACCGGCATGGGTGAGACGCAGCTTGCGGAGCGTATCGCGGCCTGGGAGAGCGCATTGGTGAAGGAGGGCATCCGGCTGGCCTATCTGCCCTCACCGGGCTTGGTGAAACTTCGCCTTTCCACATATGCGGGCCCCGACCCCGCCGAAACCGCGCAACGCGTGGACCGTCAAGTAAAAGTCCTTTACGGCTTGATCCCCGAACTCATCTACGGGGAGGGAGAACGTTCCTTGGAGGCGGTGGTAGGGTCGATCCTGAAGGACCATGGCCAAACTTTGGCGCTGGCGGAAAGTTGCACCGGGGGATACCTCAGTCATCTGGTGACCTCCGTGCCGGGGAGCTCAGCCTACTACATCGGCGGTGTGGTAAGCTATGCCAATGCCGTTAAGATGGAGGAATTAGGCATCCCCAGTGACATGCTGGAACTGAACGGCGCCGTGAGCAAACCTGTGGTGGAGCGCATGGCGGAAGGGGTGAGGAACGCCTTAAAGAGCGATTGGGCCGTGGCCACCACGGGCGTGGCGGGACCGGACGGCGGCACGCCCGACAAGCCCGTGGGCACCGTTTGGCTCGCGGTTGCAGGGCCACATGGCGTGGTGTCCAGTAAAGGCGTGTTCATGGGTACCCGGGACCTGGTGATCCGCCGGTCCGCCATCGCTGCGCTGAACATGCTCCGGAAGCAATTGCTGCTAGCCCGCGAGACCACCACCGCATAG
- the selD gene encoding selenide, water dikinase SelD yields the protein MSEAKTTEVRLTEHSHGAGCGCKIAPADLEKILASDLGTLPDPRLLVGYQSRDDAAVYDLGDGRALISTTDFFTPIVDDPFDFGRIAATNALSDVYAMGGRPLLAVAILGWPLAKLGAELAALVVEGGRQACHDCGIPLAGGHSIDALEPFFGLAVTGEVKTAHVKRNDGARGGDVLLLTKPLGVGVLSTAQKRGILRPEHAHIARDIMVRPNSIGTQLGEMPGVHALTDVTGFGLLGHLAEMCQGSHVNARLAYADIPLIPEALAYVKEGCYADGALRNWKSLADKVEGAGTMERMMILNDPQTSGGLLISCSKELIPEITALVASNGQHVDNIGILHEHKKGALITVE from the coding sequence ATGAGCGAAGCAAAAACCACTGAGGTCCGCCTTACCGAGCACAGCCATGGTGCTGGCTGCGGCTGCAAGATCGCTCCGGCGGACCTGGAGAAGATCTTGGCAAGCGACCTGGGGACATTGCCGGATCCCCGTTTGCTTGTCGGCTACCAAAGCCGCGACGATGCTGCCGTGTACGACTTAGGGGATGGCCGTGCCTTGATCAGCACTACTGATTTTTTCACCCCTATTGTGGATGACCCGTTCGATTTCGGCCGTATCGCGGCCACCAACGCCCTTAGTGATGTTTACGCTATGGGGGGCCGGCCACTGCTTGCGGTCGCCATCCTAGGTTGGCCCTTGGCGAAGCTCGGTGCTGAACTGGCAGCCCTCGTGGTGGAGGGCGGTCGTCAGGCCTGCCATGACTGTGGGATCCCATTGGCCGGGGGGCACAGCATCGATGCGCTTGAACCGTTCTTCGGTCTGGCCGTTACCGGCGAGGTGAAGACCGCCCATGTCAAACGTAACGATGGCGCGCGTGGCGGGGACGTGCTCCTGCTCACAAAGCCGTTGGGCGTGGGTGTTCTCAGCACTGCACAAAAGCGCGGGATACTTCGGCCGGAACATGCACATATCGCCAGGGATATCATGGTACGCCCCAATAGTATCGGGACGCAACTGGGCGAAATGCCGGGTGTCCATGCGCTTACCGATGTCACCGGGTTCGGGCTGCTCGGGCACTTGGCGGAAATGTGCCAAGGCAGCCACGTGAATGCCCGGTTGGCTTATGCCGATATTCCCCTGATACCGGAAGCCTTGGCCTATGTGAAAGAGGGTTGCTATGCGGACGGCGCATTGCGAAATTGGAAAAGCCTTGCCGACAAGGTAGAAGGCGCAGGGACCATGGAGCGGATGATGATATTGAACGACCCCCAGACGAGCGGCGGATTGCTCATCTCCTGTTCCAAAGAACTAATTCCCGAAATAACCGCATTGGTCGCAAGTAACGGGCAACACGTCGATAATATCGGCATTCTCCATGAGCATAAGAAAGGTGCATTGATCACCGTTGAATAG
- a CDS encoding tRNA-(ms[2]io[6]A)-hydroxylase, translating to MLNLQLPTDPRWAALVKEDLRTLLIDHAWCEHKAASNAMSIIVRNPGLTDLVEALTRIAEEEMSHFGMVVQRIRERGWTLGPERKDSYVNELLTFLSKDGSPEARLVDRLLFSAMIEARSCERFKLLSTTAADPELREFYRDLMESEAGHYATFISMARKYGPGVEVDSRWKNFLAFEAEVVARYGTSAEMHG from the coding sequence ATGCTAAATCTTCAACTCCCCACTGACCCACGCTGGGCGGCCCTGGTGAAGGAGGATCTGCGGACCTTGTTGATCGACCATGCGTGGTGTGAGCACAAGGCCGCCAGCAATGCCATGTCCATCATTGTCCGCAATCCCGGGCTCACGGACCTCGTGGAGGCACTAACGCGGATCGCCGAGGAGGAGATGTCCCATTTCGGCATGGTGGTGCAGCGTATCCGGGAGCGGGGCTGGACCCTCGGCCCGGAACGCAAGGACAGCTACGTGAACGAACTGCTTACCTTCCTCTCCAAGGATGGGTCGCCGGAGGCGAGGTTGGTGGACCGATTGCTCTTTTCGGCCATGATCGAGGCGCGCAGTTGCGAGCGGTTCAAGCTGCTCAGTACCACGGCGGCTGATCCGGAGCTTCGGGAGTTTTACAGGGATCTCATGGAAAGTGAGGCCGGGCACTACGCTACGTTCATCTCTATGGCTCGGAAGTATGGCCCGGGCGTAGAAGTGGACAGCCGTTGGAAAAACTTTTTGGCTTTTGAGGCCGAGGTGGTGGCCCGCTACGGCACCAGCGCGGAAATGCACGGCTGA
- a CDS encoding universal stress protein, translating into MKNILTPLDLKAETGTVLQHAAELASKMDAKLWVLHVAAPDPDFVGYEAGPQYIRDVRADTLREEHGELQQITSRLAAQGISAQPLLVMGPTVETILGEAERLHADIIVMGTHGRRGLAKAFMGSTCDDVLRANRFAVLVVPTPLDE; encoded by the coding sequence ATGAAAAACATCCTCACCCCCCTCGACCTGAAGGCGGAGACCGGGACCGTACTGCAACACGCCGCTGAACTGGCCAGCAAGATGGACGCGAAGCTGTGGGTCCTGCACGTGGCCGCACCGGACCCGGATTTCGTCGGCTATGAGGCCGGCCCCCAATACATACGCGATGTTAGAGCGGACACCTTGCGCGAGGAACATGGCGAACTGCAACAGATCACTTCCCGGCTCGCCGCCCAGGGCATCAGCGCCCAGCCCCTCTTGGTGATGGGGCCAACGGTGGAGACGATCCTTGGCGAGGCCGAACGCCTTCACGCGGACATCATCGTGATGGGCACCCACGGACGGCGGGGATTGGCAAAAGCCTTTATGGGCAGTACCTGTGATGATGTCCTTCGCGCAAACCGCTTCGCAGTGCTCGTAGTGCCCACTCCCCTCGACGAATGA
- a CDS encoding phosphatase PAP2 family protein gives MRERSIWTFTACAVLLAIPGLIGVLRLDHLALHMAVNRFHAPWADVLFPYLTEMANGWVPTALAVLLLWKSWRSFLMVGLSAGLSAIVVQSLKHLFFADIDRPGMFLDRMPGLHIVAGMDLYHHFSFPSGHSTAAFSMCAALAVVIGRSKPAALLAVLAALLAFTRVYLSQHFTEDALAGAFVGTVVAVGVYFLLYRTAWGKRTTLDRAPFNSPFK, from the coding sequence ATGCGCGAGCGAAGCATCTGGACATTTACCGCTTGCGCTGTGCTCCTTGCCATTCCCGGTCTCATCGGCGTCTTACGGCTGGACCATCTGGCCCTGCACATGGCCGTTAACCGGTTCCATGCGCCGTGGGCGGACGTGCTTTTCCCCTACTTGACGGAGATGGCCAACGGCTGGGTGCCCACCGCGTTGGCCGTGCTCCTGCTTTGGAAAAGCTGGCGTTCGTTCCTGATGGTGGGGCTGAGTGCCGGTTTAAGCGCGATCGTTGTCCAGTCCCTCAAGCATTTGTTCTTTGCGGACATCGACCGGCCGGGCATGTTCCTGGACCGCATGCCCGGACTGCACATTGTGGCGGGAATGGACCTTTACCACCACTTCAGCTTCCCGAGCGGGCATTCAACAGCTGCGTTCAGTATGTGCGCGGCATTGGCCGTGGTGATAGGGAGGTCGAAACCTGCAGCTTTACTTGCGGTGCTGGCAGCTCTGCTCGCCTTCACCAGGGTGTACCTCTCGCAGCATTTTACGGAGGATGCGCTGGCCGGTGCCTTCGTGGGCACGGTGGTGGCCGTCGGCGTGTACTTCCTCCTCTACCGGACGGCCTGGGGCAAGCGCACCACACTGGACCGTGCCCCGTTCAACAGCCCGTTCAAGTAG